One genomic region from Ovis canadensis isolate MfBH-ARS-UI-01 breed Bighorn chromosome 6, ARS-UI_OviCan_v2, whole genome shotgun sequence encodes:
- the LRPAP1 gene encoding alpha-2-macroglobulin receptor-associated protein isoform X2 — MASRRVLSGLRAVRQPPPPPPPLLLLLLLLLAPWAVAGHAGKYSREKNEPAPPSKREPAAEFRMEKLNQLWEKAQRLSLPPLKLSDLHTDLKIQERDEFKWKKLKAEGLDEDGEEEAKLVRSLSVILAKYGLDGRKDSRVVSSNFIDHGPDDESLEDPRLEKLWHKAKTSGKFSSEELDKLWRELQHHKEKVQEYHALLETLGGTGESHENAIGPVDLSGVQAEALASRHAELKDRLRSIGQGFDRLRRVSHQGYGAETEFMEPRVLDLWDMAKSANFTEKELESFREELKHFEVKIEKHNHYQKQLEISHQKLKHVESFGDQEHVARNKERYAMLEEKTKELGYKVKKHMQDLSSRISRARHNEL, encoded by the exons ATGGCGTCGCGGAGGGTCTTGTCTGGGCTGCGCGCGGTccggcagccgccgccgccgccgccgccgctgctgctgctgctgctgctgctcctcgcGCCGTGGGCTGTTGCAGGCCATGCCGGGAAGTACTCGCGGGAGAAGAACGAGCCCGCGCCGCCCTCGAAGCGCGAGCCCGCGGCGGAGTTCCGCATGGAGAAGCTGAACCAGCTGTGGGAGAAGGCCCAGCGG CTCAGTCTTCCTCCTCTGAAGCTGTCCGACCTCCACACCGATCTGAAGATTCAAGAACGGGATGAATTCAAGTGGAAGAAGCTAAAGGCTGAGGGCCTGGatgaggatggggaggaagaggcgAAGCTGGTCCGCAGCCTCAGCG TCATCCTGGCTAAGTACGGTCTGGACGGCAGGAAGGACTCGCGGGTCGTGAGCAGCAACTTCATCGACCACGGCCCCGACGACGAGAGCCTGGAGGATCCCCGGCTGGAGAAGCTGTGGCACAAG GCGAAGACCTCCGGGAAGTTCTCCAGCGAAGAGCTGGACAAGCTGTGGCGGGAGCTGCAGCACCACAAGGAGAAGGTGCAGGAGTACCACGCGCTGCTGGAGACCCTGGGCGGGACCGGAG AAAGCCACGAGAATGCCATCGGGCCGGTGGACCTGAGTGGCGTGCAGGCGGAGGCACTGGCGAGCAGGCACGCGGAGCTGAAGGACCGGCTGCGGAGCATCGGCCAGGGCTTCGACCGGCTGCGCAGGGTCAGCCACCAGGGCTACGGCGCCGAGACTG AGTTCATGGAGCCCCGGGTGCTGGACCTCTGGGACATGGCTAAGTCAGCCAACTTCACCGAGAAAGAACTGGAGTCCTTCCGG GAGGAGCTCAAGCACTTTGAAGTTAAAATTGAAAAGCACAACCATTACCAGAAGCAGCTAGAAATTTCTCACCAGAAGCTAAAGCATGTGGAGAGCTTTGGGGACCAGGAGCACGTCGCCCGCAACAAGGAGCGGTACGCCATGCTGGAAGAGAAGACCAAGGAGCTGGGCTACAAG gtgaagaagcacATGCAGGACCTGTCCAGCCGCATCTCCAGGGCCCGTCACAACGAGCTCTGA
- the LRPAP1 gene encoding alpha-2-macroglobulin receptor-associated protein isoform X1 — MASRRVLSGLRAVRQPPPPPPPLLLLLLLLLAPWAVAGHAGKYSREKNEPAPPSKREPAAEFRMEKLNQLWEKAQRLSLPPLKLSDLHTDLKIQERDEFKWKKLKAEGLDEDGEEEAKLVRSLSVILAKYGLDGRKDSRVVSSNFIDHGPDDESLEDPRLEKLWHKAKTSGKFSSEELDKLWRELQHHKEKVQEYHALLETLGGTGAESHENAIGPVDLSGVQAEALASRHAELKDRLRSIGQGFDRLRRVSHQGYGAETEFMEPRVLDLWDMAKSANFTEKELESFREELKHFEVKIEKHNHYQKQLEISHQKLKHVESFGDQEHVARNKERYAMLEEKTKELGYKVKKHMQDLSSRISRARHNEL, encoded by the exons ATGGCGTCGCGGAGGGTCTTGTCTGGGCTGCGCGCGGTccggcagccgccgccgccgccgccgccgctgctgctgctgctgctgctgctcctcgcGCCGTGGGCTGTTGCAGGCCATGCCGGGAAGTACTCGCGGGAGAAGAACGAGCCCGCGCCGCCCTCGAAGCGCGAGCCCGCGGCGGAGTTCCGCATGGAGAAGCTGAACCAGCTGTGGGAGAAGGCCCAGCGG CTCAGTCTTCCTCCTCTGAAGCTGTCCGACCTCCACACCGATCTGAAGATTCAAGAACGGGATGAATTCAAGTGGAAGAAGCTAAAGGCTGAGGGCCTGGatgaggatggggaggaagaggcgAAGCTGGTCCGCAGCCTCAGCG TCATCCTGGCTAAGTACGGTCTGGACGGCAGGAAGGACTCGCGGGTCGTGAGCAGCAACTTCATCGACCACGGCCCCGACGACGAGAGCCTGGAGGATCCCCGGCTGGAGAAGCTGTGGCACAAG GCGAAGACCTCCGGGAAGTTCTCCAGCGAAGAGCTGGACAAGCTGTGGCGGGAGCTGCAGCACCACAAGGAGAAGGTGCAGGAGTACCACGCGCTGCTGGAGACCCTGGGCGGGACCGGAG CAGAAAGCCACGAGAATGCCATCGGGCCGGTGGACCTGAGTGGCGTGCAGGCGGAGGCACTGGCGAGCAGGCACGCGGAGCTGAAGGACCGGCTGCGGAGCATCGGCCAGGGCTTCGACCGGCTGCGCAGGGTCAGCCACCAGGGCTACGGCGCCGAGACTG AGTTCATGGAGCCCCGGGTGCTGGACCTCTGGGACATGGCTAAGTCAGCCAACTTCACCGAGAAAGAACTGGAGTCCTTCCGG GAGGAGCTCAAGCACTTTGAAGTTAAAATTGAAAAGCACAACCATTACCAGAAGCAGCTAGAAATTTCTCACCAGAAGCTAAAGCATGTGGAGAGCTTTGGGGACCAGGAGCACGTCGCCCGCAACAAGGAGCGGTACGCCATGCTGGAAGAGAAGACCAAGGAGCTGGGCTACAAG gtgaagaagcacATGCAGGACCTGTCCAGCCGCATCTCCAGGGCCCGTCACAACGAGCTCTGA